One Enterobacter asburiae genomic window, GTTTGCAGGCGCTTCAGGCTGGCGTCCAGTGCGGCGCGGATATTCTTGCGATCGAGGATCTGATTCGGGCGGATCCCGGTATCGTTGTTGCGCGCGGGACCGCTGACTTTTGAGGCAATCACCAGCTTTTCACGGTTGCCGTGTTTTGCCAGCCAGTTACCGACGTAGGTTTCGGTGAGTCCCTGCGTTTCCGGACGGGGAGGAACAGGGTACATCTCCGCGACATCAATCAGGTTAATCCCCTGGCTGACCGCGTAATCGAGTTGTGCATGGGCATCGGCTTCGCTGTTTTGTTCACCAAATGTCATCGTGCCCAACCCCAGTTGGCTTATTTCCAGTGCGCTGTGGGGGATACGGTGATAATGCATAGCCGGCTTCCTCAGTAGACTTATAGACCGCGTCAGGGCGTGCCCGACAAAGGAATATAAACATGGCAGAGGGGAAGCAAAAGGGGAAGAAAAAAATCAAAAAGGCCAGCAAGCGACTGACCTCTCTCTGTTTATCGCTCGATAATTTGCGATACTTCGTCGCGATTGATCTGCATTTTATTGCCTTCCTGGTCGCGGTAGCTGACCAGACCGGTATCATCGTCGACTTCGGGTTTGCCGTCGGTCAGGATCATTCGACCGTCTTTTGTCGCCATAACGTAATCGCTGCTACAGCCCGATACGGCAAACGCTAAACCGACTGCTGAAACTAACACTGCCCATTTTTTCATCGTTATCGTCCTCATCTGGCGCGTATCAAATCATAGTTTAGTTTTAACCCGATATTGCAACAGGAGGAAGCGGTAAAATCTTAAAAAGCAGTCGATTATGTTTGGGAGCTCGCAAAATAAGTAAAAAACTATGTTTTTAACAGAAAATGACGTGCCAGGAGTGCGCCGGTGAAATTCTTTTTGAGATAAAAACCGCGCGGCAACGTCAGTATCGGCTCGCCCTGCGCGCCGATTGCCTCGGTAAGCGCTTTACTGTTGGCCGCTTTCGGGCGCAATTGTAATACTTCTCCGTGTCGGGCGGTGATGCGCTCTACCTGCCCAAGCACAATCATGTCCATCAGCTCCTCCCAGTCCAGCCGCAGCTGATGCTCTTCATCGTCGTTCGGGCTCCAGAGCAGCGGCGCGCCAACGCGACGCTCAGCCAGGGGGATCTGACGCTCACCTTCAACCGGTACCCACAGCACGCGCTTCAGCTTGTGGCGAACGTGGCTGGTTTCCCACGTCACGCCGGTGTTGCCGGTTAATGGCGCAACGCAGACGAAGGTGGTCTCAAGGGGCTTGCCCTGGCGGTCTACAGGGATGGTTTTTAACTCCACGCCAAGTGCTGAAAAATCCTGCTCGGGTTTGCTCCCTGCGCTGGCGCCCAGCCACAGTTCAAGCAGCATGCCGATCCAGCCTTTATCCCGCTTCAGATCCTTCGGGATCTGAAGCCCTGCCATTGCCGCCAGTTCGCCAAGCGAAAAGCCTGCCAGACGCTGTGCCTGCTGTAGCAACTGGCCTTCGCTGGACGGCGGTGAGAGCAAGGGTGTAAGCGGATGCATGAAGGTAACCTTTTGATTAAAAAATAAACGAAGAAATTGTCCCCTGTGGATAGAGTTTAACTATTTCTGTACCAATATTCCATGTCTATGATTTATAGGTTTTTTTATTGGTTTGAAATCGTTTCACCTGAATCAGAAAACCGGTTGTTCAAATCTGGTCACTGACAATGAACAGGATCTTACACCATGTTATCCACAGAAAAATGGGATAACTGGGCATAACCCTAACTACTGTTTCAATTTACAGCCTTGACGTGCGATGAAAATCGAATTTTCAAACAAATTGTGACTAACTTATTGGCACAATCTGTGGATAAAACCGACGCTGTTCGATCTTTCATCAGTACGACGATCCCTGATGTGACGATCGTCACGCTATTCTGTGTTATGCCCATGAAATTGCATGTAACACTATGAAAATAAGTGCATTATTGAATTCAGGTAAAAGAGGGGACTCGGCGGTGTTTCAGGTTGTTCATCGGTAATCAGACACTTCTTCACAACTATATCCACAGAAAAGGTGAATAAAATTCCCTTCACTGACGCTCATCTGTTTATAACTCAGCACTTATTTGTGAGTTATTCAAATGTTATTAGGTTGCAGCCCTGTAAGAGAGTGGTTTACCGCCTCCCTGTAGTGTGAAACAATCATTCATATATAAGGTTTAGTTTGGGGTAGTCCGGTGATTGATGACGATGGCTACCGCCCGAACGTAGGAATAGTAATTTGTAATCGTCAGGGCCAGGTAATGTGGGCCCGGCGATATGGTCAGCACTCCTGGCAGTTCCCGCAAGGCGGGATCAATCCGGGAGAGTCCCCAGAACAAGCGATGTACCGGGAGCTTTTTGAAGAGGTCGGTTTAAGCCGAAAAGATGTTCGCATCCTGGCTTCGACCCGCAACTGGTTGCGTTACAAGTTACCGAAACGTTTGGTGCGTTGGGACACAAAGCCGGTTTGTATCGGCCAGAAACAGAAGTGGTTTCTGTTGCAGTTGGTGGGCAACGATTCAGACATCAATATGCAAACCAGCAGCACGCCGGAGTTCGATGGCTGGCGCTGGGTGAGCTATTGGTATCCTGTTCGTCAGGTCGTGTCATTTAAACGCGATGTTTACCGTAGGGTGATGAAAGAGTTTGCAAGTGTGGTAATGCAGCTTCAGGAGATCCCGCCTAAGCCGCAGAGCGCACCTGCATGGCGACGTAAAAGAGGTTAAGCTACGCAAATCATGCTCACCCGCTTGCGAGAAATAGTCGAGAAGGTGGCCAGTGCTCCGCGTCTGAACGAGGCGCTGAATATTCTGGTCACTGACATCTGTCTTGCGATGGAGACCGAGGTCTGTTCGGTGTATCTGGCCGACCACGATCGGCGCTGCTATTACCTGATGGCGACCCGTGGTTTGAAAAAACCACGTGGACGCACCGTAACGCTCGCCTTTGATGAAGGTATCGTCGGTCTGGTTGGTCGGCTGGCGGAACCCATCAACCTTGCTGACGCGCAAAAACACCCCAGCTTTAAATACATCCCTTCCGTAAAAGAAGAGCGCTTCCGCGCTTTCCTTGGCGTGCCGATTATCCAGCGCCGCCAGCTGCTCGGCGTGCTGGTCGTCCAGCAGCGCGAGCTACGTCAGTACGATGAAAGCGAAGAGTCTTTCCTCGTCACGCTGGCCACGCAGATGGCGGCGATCCTCTCCCAGTCTCAGCTTGCCGCGCTCTTTGGTCAGTATCGCCATACGCGCATTCGTGCCCTTCCGGCATCGCCAGGCGTGGCGATAGCGGAAGGCTGGATGGACGCCACCCTGCCGCTAATGGAGCAGGTTTACGAAGCCTCAACGCTTGATGAAGCGCTTGAGCGCGAGCGTCTTACCGCCGCGCTGGAAGAGGCGGCGAATGAATTTCGTCGTTACAGCAAGCGCTTTGCCGCAGGCGCACAAAAAGAGACGGCGGCCATCTTCGACCTCTATTCGCACCTGCTCTCCGATGCGCGTCTGCGTCGTGAGCTTTTTGCGGAAGTGGACAAAGGCTCGGTCGCAGAGTGGGCGGTTAAGAAGGTCATCGAAAAATTTGCCGATCAATTTGCGGCACTGACCGACGGTTACCTGAAAGAGCGGGCTGGCGATCTCCGCGCCCTGGGACAGCGCCTGCTGTTCCATCTCGATGACACCATTCAGGGGCCGAATGCCTGGCCAAAACGGTTTGTTCTGGTCGCCGATGAACTCTCGGCAACGACGCTGGCTGAGTTGCCTCAGGACCGGCTGGCCGGTGTGGTGGTGCGCGATGGTGCCTCCAACTCACACGCCGCCATTATGGTGCGCGCGCTGGGTATTCCAACCGTTATGGGCGCGGATATCCAGCCGTCGGTACTGCACCGCCGTACGCTGGTGGTTGACGGCTATCGCGGTGAGCTGCTGGTCGATCCTGAGCCGGTTCTGCTCCAGGAATACCAGCGTCTTATCAGCGAAGAGAATGAATTAAGCAAGCTGGCGGAAGATGACGTTAACCTCCCCGCACAGCTGAAGAGCGGTGAGCGGATCAAAGTCATGCTCAACGCCGGTTTAAGCCCGGAGCATGAAGAAAAGCTTGGCAGCCGCATCGACGGTATTGGCCTGTACCGTACTGAAATTCCGTTTATGCTGCAGAGCGGTTTCCCCTCCGAAGAGGAGCAGGTGGCGCAGTATCAGGGGATGTTGCAGATGTTTAACGACAAACCTGTCACCCTGCGAACGCTGGACGTCGGGGCGGATAAACAGCTGCCCTATATGCCAATCAGCGAAGAAAACCCGTGCCTGGGCTGGCGTGGGATCCGCATTACGCTCGACCAGCCGGAGATCTTCCTGATCCAGGTGCGTGCGATGCTGCGCGCCAACGCGGCG contains:
- a CDS encoding YgdI/YgdR family lipoprotein — its product is MKKWAVLVSAVGLAFAVSGCSSDYVMATKDGRMILTDGKPEVDDDTGLVSYRDQEGNKMQINRDEVSQIIER
- the mutH gene encoding DNA mismatch repair endonuclease MutH, which encodes MHPLTPLLSPPSSEGQLLQQAQRLAGFSLGELAAMAGLQIPKDLKRDKGWIGMLLELWLGASAGSKPEQDFSALGVELKTIPVDRQGKPLETTFVCVAPLTGNTGVTWETSHVRHKLKRVLWVPVEGERQIPLAERRVGAPLLWSPNDDEEHQLRLDWEELMDMIVLGQVERITARHGEVLQLRPKAANSKALTEAIGAQGEPILTLPRGFYLKKNFTGALLARHFLLKT
- the rppH gene encoding RNA pyrophosphohydrolase: MIDDDGYRPNVGIVICNRQGQVMWARRYGQHSWQFPQGGINPGESPEQAMYRELFEEVGLSRKDVRILASTRNWLRYKLPKRLVRWDTKPVCIGQKQKWFLLQLVGNDSDINMQTSSTPEFDGWRWVSYWYPVRQVVSFKRDVYRRVMKEFASVVMQLQEIPPKPQSAPAWRRKRG
- the ptsP gene encoding phosphoenolpyruvate--protein phosphotransferase yields the protein MLTRLREIVEKVASAPRLNEALNILVTDICLAMETEVCSVYLADHDRRCYYLMATRGLKKPRGRTVTLAFDEGIVGLVGRLAEPINLADAQKHPSFKYIPSVKEERFRAFLGVPIIQRRQLLGVLVVQQRELRQYDESEESFLVTLATQMAAILSQSQLAALFGQYRHTRIRALPASPGVAIAEGWMDATLPLMEQVYEASTLDEALERERLTAALEEAANEFRRYSKRFAAGAQKETAAIFDLYSHLLSDARLRRELFAEVDKGSVAEWAVKKVIEKFADQFAALTDGYLKERAGDLRALGQRLLFHLDDTIQGPNAWPKRFVLVADELSATTLAELPQDRLAGVVVRDGASNSHAAIMVRALGIPTVMGADIQPSVLHRRTLVVDGYRGELLVDPEPVLLQEYQRLISEENELSKLAEDDVNLPAQLKSGERIKVMLNAGLSPEHEEKLGSRIDGIGLYRTEIPFMLQSGFPSEEEQVAQYQGMLQMFNDKPVTLRTLDVGADKQLPYMPISEENPCLGWRGIRITLDQPEIFLIQVRAMLRANAATGNLSILLPMVTSIDEIDESRRLIERAGREVEEMIGYAIPKPRIGVMLEVPSMVFMLPQLANRVDFISVGTNDLTQYILAVDRNNTRVASIYDSLHPAIIRALAMIAREAEQYGIDLRLCGEMAGDSMCVAILIGLGFRHLSMNGRAVARVKYLLRHIDINDARELAERSLDAQLAAEVRHQVAAFMERRGMGGLIRGGR